The Thermosulfurimonas sp. F29 genome includes a window with the following:
- the ruvC gene encoding crossover junction endodeoxyribonuclease RuvC — MVRVLGVDPGSRITGYGVVESGPPPRAIAWGELRLPEREGLPRRLHTLYQGLSALLDRFAPEALALEEVIPERFPRAALTLGQAQGVVLLLAARADLPVFTYHPAVIKQALTGNGRAPKHQVAYMVRALLALNGETSPDAADALAVALTHILREEGCFQKFVGE; from the coding sequence ATGGTGCGCGTGCTCGGGGTGGATCCCGGTTCCCGGATTACCGGTTACGGAGTGGTGGAAAGCGGTCCACCGCCCCGGGCTATCGCCTGGGGGGAACTCCGTCTTCCCGAGCGGGAGGGGTTGCCCCGACGACTCCACACGCTCTACCAGGGTCTTTCGGCGCTTCTGGACAGATTCGCTCCGGAAGCTCTGGCCCTGGAGGAGGTGATTCCGGAGCGTTTCCCCCGGGCGGCCCTCACCCTGGGTCAGGCCCAGGGAGTGGTTCTGCTCCTGGCGGCCCGGGCCGATCTTCCCGTCTTCACCTACCATCCTGCGGTTATTAAACAGGCCCTTACCGGGAACGGTAGGGCACCGAAGCACCAGGTGGCTTACATGGTAAGAGCCCTCCTCGCGCTCAATGGGGAAACCTCTCCGGATGCCGCCGATGCCCTGGCCGTGGCTCTTACCCACATCCTGAGGGAAGAAGGGTGCTTTCAGAAATTCGTGGGCGAGTGA